One Paenisporosarcina sp. FSL H8-0542 genomic region harbors:
- a CDS encoding phosphatase PAP2 family protein — protein MDKKIKLSIFLIIGLFSFIGFGVMAILVHGQKVIKFDDIVINSIQGLETPFLTTIMRFFTFLGSITAIVLLAVVIMLIFYFVFKIRSELLLFLGVIVGANILFITLKLIFHRARPDLHRLIEITGYSFPSGHSTNAIAIYGILSFILWRHIPIKWERTVVVILSVLMILAIGISRVYLGVHYPSDVIGGYFVGGFWLIISIWLYQFYKERLYERKHNLKVDK, from the coding sequence ATGGATAAAAAAATTAAACTTTCGATTTTTTTAATCATCGGCTTATTTTCCTTTATCGGTTTTGGGGTAATGGCTATTTTGGTTCATGGTCAAAAAGTGATTAAATTTGATGATATAGTCATCAACTCAATTCAAGGATTAGAGACCCCTTTTTTGACGACAATCATGAGGTTTTTCACTTTCCTTGGGTCTATTACAGCCATCGTATTGTTGGCGGTTGTAATTATGTTAATTTTCTATTTTGTGTTTAAAATCAGATCAGAATTACTTTTATTTTTAGGCGTGATTGTAGGCGCGAATATCCTTTTTATCACGTTAAAACTTATTTTTCATAGAGCACGTCCAGACCTGCATCGACTCATTGAAATTACGGGGTATAGTTTTCCTAGTGGGCATTCCACGAATGCAATAGCTATCTATGGTATCCTCTCATTTATTCTGTGGCGACATATTCCCATCAAATGGGAACGAACTGTTGTAGTAATTTTAAGCGTTCTGATGATTTTAGCAATTGGTATTAGTCGAGTTTATTTAGGCGTTCATTATCCGAGTGATGTGATCGGTGGATATTTTGTTGGAGGTTTTTGGTTAATAATTAGCATTTGGCTATATCAGTTCTACAAAGAAAGGTTATATGAACGAAAACATAATCTCAAAGTTGATAAATAA
- a CDS encoding HAMP domain-containing histidine kinase has product MIGLFLSYNLLQYFVMNSWMVRYEEQSIERKMDATQEYFSEQDNQNLSISTFKESESFLESINEKSETIRIYDRYGRSVVAVSQEEELIVTEKTVQNEQFELQKIGDDRLLIFRKPLVGTNFVGTIEIVKNLEIFDDLLEQFGMMMFLTGIGAFFLSLLGALFLSKQFLKPIQDISYTLTRIKKYGLEERVMVHQNRDEIAQLAVHFNELMDQLEESFNQQRQFVEDASHELRTPLSVLQGNLMMLERWGKNNTEVLNKSLTSSLREVERMNKLVKELLELSRLDSETTNDSNITQIEPKLVIEKVINDFRLTHPDVDFNLFLADKAPIAMTESHLEQVVTILIDNAIKYSDFKSKLVIHYQSKDLENEIIVQDFGIGISKEEIPFVTHRFYRVEKSRNRKKGGYGIGLSIAQKIMDTYMGSMRIESEVGKGTSVTLTFPNPK; this is encoded by the coding sequence ATGATAGGTTTATTTCTATCTTATAATTTATTGCAGTACTTCGTGATGAATAGTTGGATGGTTCGATATGAAGAGCAATCGATTGAGAGAAAGATGGATGCTACTCAAGAGTATTTCTCGGAGCAAGATAATCAAAACTTATCGATAAGTACGTTTAAAGAGAGTGAATCTTTTTTAGAATCTATCAATGAAAAATCAGAAACGATACGAATATATGATCGATATGGTAGAAGCGTTGTTGCAGTAAGTCAAGAGGAGGAATTAATCGTAACCGAAAAAACTGTTCAAAATGAACAGTTTGAATTACAAAAGATTGGTGATGATAGGCTCCTCATTTTCAGAAAACCACTAGTAGGAACGAATTTTGTTGGGACAATCGAAATCGTGAAAAATCTAGAAATTTTTGATGATTTGTTAGAACAATTTGGAATGATGATGTTTTTAACAGGCATTGGCGCCTTTTTTTTAAGTTTATTAGGTGCGTTATTCCTGTCAAAACAATTTTTAAAACCCATTCAGGATATTTCATATACCTTAACGAGGATAAAGAAATATGGATTGGAAGAGAGGGTAATGGTTCATCAAAATCGAGATGAAATTGCCCAACTTGCAGTTCATTTTAATGAGCTAATGGACCAATTAGAAGAGTCTTTTAATCAACAGAGACAATTTGTGGAGGATGCTTCTCACGAACTGAGAACACCACTATCTGTATTACAGGGAAACCTTATGATGTTGGAGCGGTGGGGGAAGAACAATACTGAAGTTCTCAATAAATCATTAACTTCCTCATTACGAGAAGTTGAAAGAATGAATAAGTTAGTCAAAGAATTGTTAGAACTTTCAAGGCTTGATTCTGAAACAACGAATGATTCAAACATTACACAAATTGAGCCGAAACTTGTGATTGAAAAAGTAATAAATGATTTTAGACTGACTCATCCTGATGTTGATTTTAATCTATTCTTAGCAGATAAAGCACCGATTGCGATGACAGAAAGCCATTTAGAACAAGTCGTTACCATATTAATCGATAATGCGATTAAATACTCTGACTTCAAAAGTAAGCTGGTAATTCACTATCAGTCAAAAGATCTCGAAAATGAGATAATTGTGCAAGATTTTGGAATAGGAATATCTAAAGAAGAAATCCCATTTGTCACGCACCGATTTTATCGCGTTGAAAAATCACGAAATCGTAAAAAAGGTGGTTACGGGATTGGACTTTCCATTGCTCAAAAAATCATGGATACATACATGGGAAGTATGAGAATAGAAAGTGAGGTAGGAAAAGGAACATCCGTGACACTTACTTTTCCCAATCCAAAATGA
- a CDS encoding DUF3658 domain-containing protein produces the protein MFYEKARVIGEAIGNLIQYIGDQFVKYRVRHLIMNGVFEIEGIPKAMRFYSVKLR, from the coding sequence ATATTTTATGAAAAAGCGAGAGTAATCGGTGAAGCCATTGGGAATTTAATTCAATATATTGGCGACCAGTTTGTTAAATATAGAGTGAGACATTTAATAATGAATGGAGTCTTTGAAATAGAAGGTATTCCAAAAGCAATGAGGTTTTACAGTGTGAAACTCCGTTAA
- a CDS encoding response regulator transcription factor, producing the protein MKKILLIEDEDSISEFLELELKHEGFDVKVVDDGREGLDAAMNQEFDLILLDLMLPHLNGIEICRRLRVVKDTPVIMLTARDSVMDRVMGLDVGADDYVSKPFSIEELLARMRVIFRRQEKHEDSIAKHLKFKEIEVDTISRTVKNRSKEVTLTKREYELLLMFMQNVNRVLTREIILEKIWGYETFIETNVVDVYVRYLRNKISIEDENYIQSVRGVGYVMK; encoded by the coding sequence TGAAGGTTTTGATGTCAAAGTTGTCGATGATGGGAGAGAAGGCCTGGACGCTGCGATGAATCAAGAGTTTGATTTAATTTTACTCGACCTAATGCTTCCACATTTAAATGGAATTGAAATATGCCGTAGGTTAAGAGTGGTAAAAGATACACCGGTCATTATGTTAACTGCCAGAGATAGCGTTATGGACCGAGTCATGGGTTTAGATGTGGGTGCAGATGATTACGTTTCAAAGCCTTTTTCTATTGAAGAACTATTGGCCAGAATGCGTGTGATTTTTCGGAGACAGGAGAAGCATGAAGACAGCATCGCCAAACATTTAAAGTTCAAAGAGATTGAAGTCGACACCATCTCTCGGACTGTAAAGAATAGAAGCAAAGAGGTTACATTGACAAAAAGGGAGTATGAACTTCTCTTGATGTTTATGCAAAATGTCAATCGAGTTTTAACACGTGAAATCATTTTAGAAAAAATTTGGGGATATGAGACATTTATTGAAACGAATGTGGTTGATGTATATGTTAGGTACTTACGTAACAAAATTAGTATCGAAGATGAAAACTACATCCAATCCGTTCGCGGGGTAGGGTATGTGATGAAATAA